From Kineosporia succinea, the proteins below share one genomic window:
- a CDS encoding cupin domain-containing protein, with translation MEDDVLEKVSLSQETGRLGEFWSQRVVGQGNGVLFKVAKGIGSTNWHSHPDQEEIFVLLEGELTVQLRDGDVDLTPGDLLVIPRGVEHCPRADAEARFLLIGPEITSNEAGGKPEWSYAASPDAE, from the coding sequence ATGGAGGACGACGTGCTCGAGAAGGTTTCGCTGAGCCAGGAAACGGGGCGGCTGGGGGAGTTCTGGTCGCAGCGCGTCGTGGGCCAGGGCAACGGTGTGCTGTTCAAGGTCGCGAAGGGCATCGGCTCGACCAACTGGCACAGCCACCCGGACCAGGAGGAGATCTTCGTGCTGCTGGAGGGCGAGCTCACGGTGCAGCTGCGGGACGGTGACGTGGATCTGACACCGGGCGATCTGCTGGTGATTCCGCGGGGTGTCGAGCACTGCCCCAGAGCTGATGCTGAGGCGCGGTTCTTGCTGATCGGGCCGGAGATCACGTCGAATGAAGCTGGGGGCAAGCCGGAATGGAGCTACGCCGCATCGCCTGATGCTGAATAG
- a CDS encoding GlxA family transcriptional regulator, whose amino-acid sequence MPQGSDHVPPKVALIVDEHSNPFEVGCACEIFGQRRRPEIEHDLYDLTVVTPGGSATMRDGLFSVRAQGRLSDVDVADMVIVPNRPDVEIASRPAVLAAIRRAHARGAQLVGLCTGAFTLAEAGVLDGRRAAVHWQLADEFRARFPSVRLEPDVLFIDDGDVLTSAGSAAALDLSLHIVRRDYGTQVANQVGRRLVFAAFRDGGQRQFVERPLPSPVESPLTGVLHWALERLPQKMSVEDLARQGRMSVGTLHRRFREEVGTTPLAWLTAQRVALACRLIEQGAPGMDAVAHQSGLGTAANLRNLFSRQLGISPSDYRRRFAAKTPS is encoded by the coding sequence ATGCCGCAAGGATCCGATCACGTCCCGCCGAAGGTCGCCCTGATCGTCGACGAGCACTCCAACCCGTTCGAGGTGGGCTGTGCCTGCGAGATCTTCGGTCAGCGGAGGCGTCCCGAGATCGAGCACGACCTGTACGACCTCACCGTCGTCACCCCCGGCGGTTCCGCCACCATGCGAGACGGCCTGTTCAGCGTGCGGGCCCAAGGGCGTCTCTCCGACGTCGACGTCGCCGACATGGTCATCGTGCCGAACCGTCCTGACGTCGAGATTGCCTCCCGCCCAGCCGTTCTGGCCGCGATCCGGCGGGCTCACGCCCGCGGGGCCCAGTTGGTCGGTCTGTGCACCGGCGCCTTCACCCTCGCCGAGGCGGGCGTGCTTGACGGACGACGTGCTGCCGTTCACTGGCAACTCGCCGACGAGTTCCGGGCCCGGTTCCCGTCCGTGCGGCTCGAGCCCGACGTGCTGTTCATCGACGACGGAGACGTGCTCACCTCCGCCGGCAGCGCGGCCGCGCTCGACCTGTCCCTGCACATCGTGCGCCGCGACTACGGCACGCAGGTCGCCAACCAGGTCGGCCGTCGCCTGGTCTTCGCCGCCTTTCGCGACGGTGGGCAGCGGCAGTTCGTGGAGCGCCCCCTGCCCTCCCCCGTCGAAAGCCCGCTGACCGGCGTCCTTCATTGGGCCCTGGAACGCCTGCCCCAGAAGATGAGCGTCGAAGACCTCGCCCGCCAGGGACGCATGAGCGTGGGCACGCTGCACCGCCGGTTCCGCGAGGAGGTCGGCACCACCCCGCTGGCCTGGCTGACGGCCCAGCGCGTGGCTCTGGCCTGCCGCCTGATCGAACAAGGGGCACCCGGTATGGACGCGGTGGCCCACCAGTCGGGATTGGGCACGGCCGCCAACCTGCGCAACCTGTTCTCCCGTCAGCTGGGCATCAGCCCGTCGGACTACCGGCGGCGCTTCGCGGCGAAAACCCCGAGCTGA
- a CDS encoding NucA/NucB deoxyribonuclease domain-containing protein — protein MRNGGIQYFRRGVLVGSVRMQMKRVLTLNPKKLKFSEKDSFKVLAVTGEGVGTSLDRFTVLCGKRCKAKVTFTRQSLTLGKTFNASVAYTSTVRSRKRVGNRSVYGLIFNHPTFGMEDVIVQSAPYRCDRQLTSNTAGGCVFHQVRPVLTSMQALPEISKNIARIQAAGKKHYGSRKLSKGRHPLTRLTNEEARRANRELACPASRRDAAPAGMQCDEYPFASTRQGAANVPTSEWGWAYVPAGENIRQGGLVNKFYSKNRILRGDAFWVRP, from the coding sequence GTGCGGAACGGAGGCATCCAGTACTTCCGCCGCGGCGTGCTCGTCGGCTCGGTGCGCATGCAGATGAAGCGCGTGCTGACCCTCAACCCGAAGAAGCTGAAGTTCTCGGAGAAGGACAGCTTCAAGGTGCTGGCGGTGACCGGGGAGGGCGTCGGGACCTCACTCGATCGTTTCACCGTGCTGTGCGGGAAACGATGTAAGGCGAAAGTCACCTTCACTCGTCAAAGTCTGACGCTAGGGAAGACTTTCAATGCGAGCGTTGCCTACACCAGCACCGTCCGCAGCCGTAAGCGGGTGGGCAACCGATCGGTCTACGGGTTGATCTTCAACCACCCGACCTTCGGGATGGAAGACGTGATCGTTCAGTCGGCGCCGTACCGCTGCGACCGTCAGCTGACCAGCAACACGGCTGGAGGATGCGTGTTCCATCAGGTCCGGCCCGTCCTGACCAGCATGCAGGCGCTGCCGGAGATCAGTAAGAACATCGCTCGCATCCAGGCCGCCGGGAAGAAGCACTACGGCAGCCGGAAGCTCAGCAAGGGCAGGCACCCCCTGACGAGACTGACCAATGAAGAGGCCCGGCGCGCGAATCGAGAACTTGCGTGCCCAGCCTCGCGGAGGGATGCGGCGCCGGCGGGCATGCAGTGCGACGAATACCCTTTCGCGTCCACACGCCAGGGCGCCGCCAACGTTCCCACGAGCGAATGGGGTTGGGCCTACGTGCCGGCGGGCGAGAACATTCGGCAGGGCGGGCTGGTCAACAAGTTCTACTCCAAGAATCGTATTCTTCGAGGCGACGCGTTCTGGGTACGACCCTGA
- a CDS encoding RNA polymerase sigma factor: MIHEEAFNAFVREQNQKFWRYAYFLTRNVHDAEEIYQSALTRISLQYWDERLADRSSREQVRYVLATISSEHKNLIVQRCRLRHSHCEIDELSAATIEPVGSSDPALILSELNHDECRQTYLLDLSDAQGRVVWLRAVEGYSVREVATMLSMKEGNVKSTYARALEKLRHSLPQSGTLG; this comes from the coding sequence ATGATCCACGAAGAGGCGTTCAATGCCTTTGTCCGCGAACAGAATCAGAAATTCTGGCGCTACGCGTACTTTCTCACCCGCAATGTTCATGACGCGGAGGAGATCTACCAGAGCGCGCTCACCCGGATCTCGCTTCAGTACTGGGACGAGCGGCTTGCCGACCGCAGCTCACGGGAACAGGTGAGGTACGTCCTGGCGACCATCTCGTCCGAGCACAAGAACCTCATCGTCCAGCGCTGCCGTCTGCGCCACAGCCACTGCGAGATCGATGAGTTGTCCGCCGCGACCATCGAACCGGTGGGAAGCAGCGATCCCGCACTGATCCTCAGCGAGCTGAACCACGACGAGTGCCGCCAGACCTATCTCCTCGATCTGAGCGACGCGCAGGGTCGCGTGGTCTGGCTGCGGGCGGTAGAGGGATATTCGGTGCGAGAGGTCGCCACGATGCTCAGCATGAAAGAGGGCAACGTCAAGAGCACGTACGCCCGCGCACTCGAGAAGTTGCGGCACTCCCTGCCCCAGAGCGGGACCCTCGGATGA